The following coding sequences lie in one Rutidosis leptorrhynchoides isolate AG116_Rl617_1_P2 chromosome 4, CSIRO_AGI_Rlap_v1, whole genome shotgun sequence genomic window:
- the LOC139843751 gene encoding uncharacterized protein, with protein sequence MSTRNRQRKRKRNGDASAQPTANPGFDFTTPKLTPRQIACRYKLQRRNRLGSSSVSQVSLCSSNSCVPSGGLNIKPESVYVVGASSTSNLLCQSSYSQQLMDTVANTVNTGKRLVSNIVDVVASTSLATKLAISEGVTSFYRDLGDCNCVCSYCLATFWYDERLKTDRKLRYSKCCKDGRVSLPRDKEPPTLFKELLSSKHFMENIRAYNQMFSMTSYGARVDESINKNRGPYVFKISGQVYHWVGSLYPPEGCPPRFLQLYIYDTHNELDNRMAHFGGRDSSALCSEVVSRMIRTLDEHNKLIQLFRTVRDKCVASDIPPFEIRLYNVIGNKQYELPVSDSLGAIVHDDSQKNGGDYDLIIRSRDGTPQRVNRLHPLYMSLQFPLLFLHGQHGFHLGIKLRATRGCQCGKPRRMTMNMYYNYQLRDRFGLYNSLTRSGRLFQQYIVTAYCSIEQDRMEYIRINQHDIRNEYLSGLYDAINRGDYTGSDVGTRTILPASFTGSPRYMYSHYLDALAICRTHGNPQFFITFTCNVKWPEIRRYLLDYPHVNPSDRADIIARVFQLKVKQFITFLKEEKPFGHVAAELYTIEFQKCGLPHCHTLLWVRSPSGGFTVDDVDTYISAELPDPIFDPIGYKVVSELMMHGPCGPLKQDAPCMQSHTCLKRFPKPYNDNTFFDKDGYIHYRRRNSGVHILKGDDELDNTYVVPYNRLLCLTFHAHINVEYCGWKMLIKYLFKYISKGTDRITMHISRPLGESSEVASQSATKVDEIQNFINGRFICAHEASWRIFGFPIHHREPAVQILAVHLDGQQLLNFHAQQPLHSIVNDIEKKKTTLTEWLTFNRNCSDGHHLTYLEFPSEFVWNVTAKGWARRRKLNKPAIGRLSYMHPAVGEVFYLRMLLCHQKGCQTFDDIRTVDGIIHLTYRSACETLGLLGDDKEWTTTLEEASVSASSSQLRSLFAHILLFCEVVNPMKLWSENWKIMADDIPYMNTPGLEQHVLYEVEFILNQSSRSITDFGFPPLSENLSCDLRNRLIMEEKNYDRDVMATDYEMLISQLNTKQKIIHDLVVNALANNNQELLFVYGHGGTGKTFVWKTIISYMRAKGNIVLAVASSGIASLLLPSGSTAHSRFKLPINLTDESMCNIRKNTQLASLLKETHLIIWDEAPMNNRQCFETLDRTLKDILDNNSSLFGGKSVILGGDFRQTLPVKKKGSKLDIIDASIISSYLWEHFKVITLTENLRLMQKNLPEEEKKEVESFSSWLLKIGNGTIGVPDNEDPINSAWITIPEKYCIPDDENGLENLIRFIYDDQLLEYPTAVELQRKVIVCPKNDATDMINELILNKIHRKNKVYISSDSAKPYVNDGGESELLYPIEYLNTLNFPGLPPHKLELKVGVPAILLRNINLAGGLCNGTRMIITQLFTKSVEAEIITGTRVGQKVYIPRMCLIHKDTNLPFIFKRKQLPLKVSYAMTINKSQGQSLNKIGIYLPKPVFGHGQLYAALSRATTPNGLKILMKKHEEHEANVTKNIVYKDFLEKTTFTQDGATNINC encoded by the exons GTGTTACGAGTTTCTACAGAGATTTGGGAGATTGTAACTGCGTTTGCAGTTATTGCCTTGCCACGTTTTGGTACGATGAGCGGCTGAAAACAGATAGGAAGCTCCGTTACAGCAAGTGTTGTAAAGATGGACGTGTTAGTTTACCACGTGATAAAGAACCCCCCACGTTATTTAAGGAATTATTGTCGTCTAAGCATTTCATGGAAAACATTCGAGCGTACAACCAGATGTTCAGTATGACATCTTATGGTGCACGTGTTGACGAATCAATTAACAAGAATAGGGGGCCGTATGTCTTTAAGATATCGGGACAAGTATATCACTGGGTGGGGTCTTTATATCCGCCGGAAGGTTGTCCACCCAGGTttcttcaattatatatatatgatactcaTAACGAATTAGACAACAGAATGGCTCATTTTGGTGGACGAGACAGTAGTGCCTTGTGTAGTGAGGTTGTCTCCCGAATGATACGCACACTAGATGAACATAATAAATTAATCCAGCTGTTCAGAACAGTGAGAGATAAATGTGTGGCTTCCGATATACCACCTTTTGAAATTAGATTATACAATGTAATTGGAAACAAACAGTACGAGCTGCCAGTATCCGACTCTCTAGGAGCCATAGTTCAtgatgatagtcagaaaaatggaGGAGATTACGATTTGATTATCAGATCAAGAGATGGAACACCACAAAGGGTTAACAGATTGCATCCCCTGTATATGTCACTACAATTTCCACTATTGTTTTTACATGGTCAACACGGTTTTCATCTTGGTATAAAACTACGTGCAACTAGAGGCTGTCAATGTGGGAAACCAAGGAGAATGACAATGAATATGTACTACAACTATCAATTGAGAGATAGATTTGGTTTGTACAATTCGTTGACTAGATCTGGTAGACTTTTCCAACAATATATAGTAACCGCATATTGTAGTATTGAACAAGATAGAATGGAATATATAAGGATAAATCAACATGATATAAGAAATGAATATTTATCTGGACTTTACGATGCTATAAATAGGGGAGACTATACTGGCTCAGATGTTGGTACGCGCACGATTTTGCCAGCTTCATTTACAGGGAGCCCCAGATATATGTATAGTCATTATCTGGATGCTTTAGCAATTTGCCGTACTCATGGTAACCCCCAATTTTTCATAACTTTCACGTGCAACGTAAAATGGCCAGAAATTAGAAGATACCTCCTGGATTATCCTCATGTAAATCCATCAGATCGTGCTGACATAATAGCACGTGTTTTCCAATTAAAAGTCAAACAATTTATCACTTTCTTAAAGGAGGAAAAACCTTTCGGTCATGTTGCGGCAG AATTGTACACAATAGAATTCCAAAAATGCGGATTGCCTCATTGTCATACCCTTTTATGGGTTCGTTCTCCAAGCGGTGGTTTTACGGTTGACGACGTTGATACATACATTTCGGCAGAATTACCGGATCCCATATTTGACCCAATTGGTTACAAAGTTGTGTCCGAATTAATGATGCACGGTCCTTGCGGTCCCCTTAAACAGGACGCACCATGTATGCAATCACACACATGTTTAAAAAGATTTCCAAAACCATACAACGACAACACTTTTTTTGATAAAGACGGTTACATTCATTATCGAAGAAGAAATAGTGGTGTCCATATACTCAAAGGAGATGATGAGCTCGATAACACTTATGTTGTGCCTTATAACCGCCTTCTCTGTCTAACATTTCATGCGCATATCAACGTCGAATATTGCGGTTGGAAGatgttaattaaatatttattcaaATACATATCGAAGGGCACCGACCGTATCACAATGCATATTTCGAGACCACTGGGTGAATCTTCTGAAGTTGCTAGCCAATCAGCTACAAAGGTTGATGAAATTCAAAATTTCATAAACGGAAGATTCATATGTGCTCACGAGGCAAGCTGGAGGATTTTCGGGTTTCCTATACACCATAGAGAGCCTGCAGTGCAAATTCTAGCAGTACACTTAGATGGCCAACAACTATTAAATTTCCATGCACAACAACCGTTACATTCTATTGTTAACGATATAGAAAAGAAAAAGACGACGTTAACAGAATGGCTTACCTTCAACCGTAACTGTTCTGACGGACATCACCTTACTTATCTTGAATTCCCGTCTGAATTTGTCTGGAATGTAACTGCAAAAGGTTGGGCGAGGCGTCGTAAGCTGAATAAGCCTGCAATCGGAAGGCTTTCGTATATGCATCCAGCTGTCGGCGAAGTTTTCTACCTGAGAATGCTGCTTTGTCATCAAAAAGGATGCCAAACATTTGACGACATAAGAACGGTAGACGGCATAATTCATCTAACATACAGATCAGCGTGCGAAACACTTGGATTATTAGGTGACGACAAAGAATGGACTACTACTTTGGAAGAAGCAAGTGTGTCAGCGAGTAGTAGCCAACTACGATCTCTTTTCGCACACATTCTCTTATTCTGCGAAGTGGTTAACCCAATGAAACTATGGAGTGAAAATTGGAAAATTATGGCAGATGATATTCCGTACATGAATACGCCTGGGCTTGAGCAACACGTTTTATACGAAGTTGAATTCATTCTTAATCAATCTTCCAGATCGATAACTGATTTCGGGTTCCCACCGTTGTCTGAAAATTTGTCGTGTGATTTACGAAATAGATTGATAATGGAGGAAAAGAATTACGATAGAGATGTGATGGCGACAGATTATGAAATGCTAATATCACAACTGAACACGAAACAAAAGATAATACATGACTTGGTTGTAAATGCATTAGCAAATAACAACCAGGAGCTACTTTTCGTCTACGGACACGGTGGTACCGGTAAAACGTTCGTTTGGAAAACAATCATCTCATACATGAGGGCTAAAGGCAACATAGTTCTAGCGGTAGCATCGTCCGGAATTGCGTCGTTACTCCTACCATCGGGAAGTACAGCTCATTCGCGTTTCAAGCTGCCTATTAATCTGACCGATGAATCAATGTGTAATATTAGAAAAAATACACAATTGGCGTCTTTGCTTAAAGAAACACATCTTATCATTTGGGACGAAGCACCGATGAATAATCGGCAATGTTTTGAAACACTTGACAGAACGCTTAAAGATATCTTGGACAACAATTCTTCTTTATTTGGCGGTAAATCTGTAATATTAGGTGGTGACTTCAGGCAGACTCTACCGGTCAAGAAAAAGGGTTCCAAATTAGATATCATCGACgcttcaattatcagctcttattTATGGGAGCACTTTAAAGTGATAACCCTGACCGAGAACCTGAGGTTAATGCAAAAGAATTTACCcgaggaagagaaaaaagaggtCGAAAGTTTCTCTTCATGGCTGCTTAAAATCGGAAATGGAACGATAGGTGTACCCGACAACGAAGATCCTATAAACTCCGCATGGATAACCATTCCTGAAAAATATTGCATACCAGATGACGAAAATGGTCTCGAAAATCTCATCCGTTTCATCTATGATGATCAACTTCTTGAATACCCGACAGCAGTTGAACTTCAAAGAAAGGTTATTGTTTGTCCAAAGAATGACGCAACTGATATGATAAACGAGCTCATTTTAAATAAGATTCACCGCAAAAATAAAGTTTATATTAGCTCTGACAGTGCGAAACCTTACGTTAACGACGGCGGTGAGTCGGAATTGTTATACCCTATAGAATACCTAAACACGTTAAACTTTCCGGGTTTACCTCCTCATAAACTAGAGTTGAAAGTTGGTGTGCCGGCAATTTTACTAAGAAATATCAATTTAGCTGGCGGATTATGCAACGGAACTAGAATGATCATCACTCAATTATTCACTAAATCTGTTGAAGCGGAAATTATAACGGGGACCCGGGTGGGACAAAAAGTTTACATACCTAGAATGTGTTTGATTCACAAAGATACAAATCTCCCATTTATATTCAAAAGGAAACAGCTACCGCTCAAGGTTTCGTACGCAATGACCATAAACAAAAGTCAAGGTCAATCGTTGAATAAAATAGGTATTTATCTACCTAAGCCCGTATTTGGCCACGGTCAGCTGTATGCAGCTTTATCAAGAGCAACAACGCCCAATGGCTTGAAGATCTTAATGAAAAAACACGAAGAACATGAAGCAAATGTAACGAAAAACATTGTGTACAAGGATTTTTTGGAAAAAACTACTTTCACACAG GATGGAGCAACCAATATTAATTGCTGA